The Opisthocomus hoazin isolate bOpiHoa1 chromosome 32, bOpiHoa1.hap1, whole genome shotgun sequence genome includes a window with the following:
- the SLC11A2 gene encoding natural resistance-associated macrophage protein 2 isoform X2, whose amino-acid sequence MGNWDTERKASYEDASGEHGEVVSTISSSMNPLQPPDASSDEPFTTYFDSKIPIPEDEKHSCFSFRKLWAFTGPGFLMSIAYLDPGNIESDLQSGAIAGFKLLWVLLLSTLIGLLLQRLAARLGVVTGLHLAEVCNRQYRKVPRIILWLMVELAIIGSDMQEVIGSAIAINLLSMGKIPLWGGVLITIADTFVFLFLDKYGLRKLEAFFGFLITIMALTFGYEYVTVRPSQEKLLKGLFIPNCQNCGTPQLEQAVGIVGAVIMPHNMYLHSALVKSRQVNRANKREVREANKYFFIESCIALFVSFIINIFVVTVFAEAFFEKTNADVSAVCMNTSSPHTSLFPNNNQTLEVDIYKGGAVLGCYFGPAALYIWAIGILAAGQSSTMTGTYSGQFVMEGFLNLRWSRFARVLLTRSIAITPTLFVAIFQDVEHLTGMNDFLNVLMSLQLPFALIPVLTFTSLPSVMNDFANGLFWKIGGGLLILLICSINVYFVVDYVMSLNHMALYVGAAVLSVIYLSFVAYLTWLCLIALGASVLACGRTGFAARPELFLLNDIDADPVPR is encoded by the exons AAGATGCCTCGGGGGAGCACGGGGAGGTGGTCAGCACCATTTCCAGCAGCATGAACCCGCTGCAGCCGCCGGACGCCTCCTCCGACGAGCCGTTCACCACCTACTTCGACAGCAAGATCCCCATTCCCGAAGATGAAAAG CACTCGTGTTTTAGTTTCCGCAAGCTCTGGGCTTTCACGGGGCCGGGCTTCCTGATGAGCATTGCCTACCTGGATCCGGGCAACATCGAGTCGGATTTGCAGTCCGGGGCTATCGCGGGATTTAAG CTGCTCTGGGTCCTGCTGCTGTCGACGCTCATCGGGCTGCTCCTGCAGCGGCTGGCCGCCAGGCTCGGCGTGGTGACGGGGCTGCACCTCGCCGAAGTCTGCAACCGGCAGTACCGGAAG GTTCCTCGGATTATCCTGTGGCTGATGGTCGAACTCGCTATCATCGGATCCGATATGCAAGAAGTCATTGGCTCGGCGATCGCCATTAACCTCCTGTCTATGGGGAA GATCCCGCTGTGGGGCGGCGTGCTCATCACCATCGCCGACACGTTCGTGTTTCTCTTCCTGGACAAATACG GCTTGCGAAAACTGGAAGCGTTCTTCGGGTTCCTGATTACCATCATGGCTCTCACCTTCGGATACGAG TACGTCACAGTAAGACCCAGCCAGGAGAAGCTGCTGAAGGGGCTCTTCATCCCGAACTGCCAGAACTGCGGCACGCCGCAGCTGGAGCAAGCCGTGGGGATCGTGGGCGCCGTCATCATGCCGCACAACATGTACCTGCACTCGGCCTTGGTCAAG TCCCGGCAAGTGAACCGTGCGAACAAGAGGGAAGTCCGAGAAGCCAACAAGTATTTCTTCATCGAGTCCTGCATCGCTCTCTTTGTCTCCTTCATTATCAACATCTTCGTCGTCACCGTCTTCGCTGAGGCTTTCTTCGAAAAGACGAACGCGGACGTG AGCGCTGTCTGCATGAACACCAGCAGCCCGCACACCTCGCTCTTCCCCAACAACAACCAGACGCTGGAGGTGGACATCTACAAAGGG GGCGCCGTTCTGGGCTGTTACTTCGGCCCTGCTGCTCTCTATATCTGGGCCATCGGGATCCTTGCTGCCGGCCAGAGCTCGACGATGACGGGGACGTACTCTGGGCAGTTTGTCATGGAG GGCTTCCTGAACCTGCGCTGGTCCCGTTTTGCCCGGGTGCTGCTGACCCGCTCCATCGCCATCACCCCCACCCTCTTCGTCGCCATCTTTCAGGACGTCGAACACCTGACTGGCATGAACGACTTCCTGAACGTCCTCATGAGCCTCCAG CTTCCATTCGCTCTGATCCCCGTCCTGACGTTCACCAGCCTGCCCAGCGTCATGAACGACTTTGCCAACGGATT GTTCTGGAAGATCGGGGGTGGCCTGCTGATCCTCCTGATCTGCAGCATTAACGTCTACTTCGTGGTGGACTACGTCATGTCCCTGAACCACATGGCTCTGTACGTCGGGGCTGCGGTTCTCAGCGTGATCTACCTGTCCTTCGTGGCGTATTTG ACGTGGCTGTGCCTGATCGCTCTgggagcctccgtgctggcctGCGGCAGAACG GGATTCGCCGCCCGCCCTGAGCTCTTCCTCCTCAACGACATCGACGCCGACCCCGTCCCCAGATga
- the SLC11A2 gene encoding natural resistance-associated macrophage protein 2 isoform X3 translates to MPKKYTLKQSSPGCELASVANLNQSPGHWKSPAMGNWDTERKASYEDASGEHGEVVSTISSSMNPLQPPDASSDEPFTTYFDSKIPIPEDEKHSCFSFRKLWAFTGPGFLMSIAYLDPGNIESDLQSGAIAGFKVPRIILWLMVELAIIGSDMQEVIGSAIAINLLSMGKIPLWGGVLITIADTFVFLFLDKYGLRKLEAFFGFLITIMALTFGYEYVTVRPSQEKLLKGLFIPNCQNCGTPQLEQAVGIVGAVIMPHNMYLHSALVKSRQVNRANKREVREANKYFFIESCIALFVSFIINIFVVTVFAEAFFEKTNADVSAVCMNTSSPHTSLFPNNNQTLEVDIYKGGAVLGCYFGPAALYIWAIGILAAGQSSTMTGTYSGQFVMEGFLNLRWSRFARVLLTRSIAITPTLFVAIFQDVEHLTGMNDFLNVLMSLQLPFALIPVLTFTSLPSVMNDFANGLFWKIGGGLLILLICSINVYFVVDYVMSLNHMALYVGAAVLSVIYLSFVAYLTWLCLIALGASVLACGRTGFAARPELFLLNDIDADPVPR, encoded by the exons AAGATGCCTCGGGGGAGCACGGGGAGGTGGTCAGCACCATTTCCAGCAGCATGAACCCGCTGCAGCCGCCGGACGCCTCCTCCGACGAGCCGTTCACCACCTACTTCGACAGCAAGATCCCCATTCCCGAAGATGAAAAG CACTCGTGTTTTAGTTTCCGCAAGCTCTGGGCTTTCACGGGGCCGGGCTTCCTGATGAGCATTGCCTACCTGGATCCGGGCAACATCGAGTCGGATTTGCAGTCCGGGGCTATCGCGGGATTTAAG GTTCCTCGGATTATCCTGTGGCTGATGGTCGAACTCGCTATCATCGGATCCGATATGCAAGAAGTCATTGGCTCGGCGATCGCCATTAACCTCCTGTCTATGGGGAA GATCCCGCTGTGGGGCGGCGTGCTCATCACCATCGCCGACACGTTCGTGTTTCTCTTCCTGGACAAATACG GCTTGCGAAAACTGGAAGCGTTCTTCGGGTTCCTGATTACCATCATGGCTCTCACCTTCGGATACGAG TACGTCACAGTAAGACCCAGCCAGGAGAAGCTGCTGAAGGGGCTCTTCATCCCGAACTGCCAGAACTGCGGCACGCCGCAGCTGGAGCAAGCCGTGGGGATCGTGGGCGCCGTCATCATGCCGCACAACATGTACCTGCACTCGGCCTTGGTCAAG TCCCGGCAAGTGAACCGTGCGAACAAGAGGGAAGTCCGAGAAGCCAACAAGTATTTCTTCATCGAGTCCTGCATCGCTCTCTTTGTCTCCTTCATTATCAACATCTTCGTCGTCACCGTCTTCGCTGAGGCTTTCTTCGAAAAGACGAACGCGGACGTG AGCGCTGTCTGCATGAACACCAGCAGCCCGCACACCTCGCTCTTCCCCAACAACAACCAGACGCTGGAGGTGGACATCTACAAAGGG GGCGCCGTTCTGGGCTGTTACTTCGGCCCTGCTGCTCTCTATATCTGGGCCATCGGGATCCTTGCTGCCGGCCAGAGCTCGACGATGACGGGGACGTACTCTGGGCAGTTTGTCATGGAG GGCTTCCTGAACCTGCGCTGGTCCCGTTTTGCCCGGGTGCTGCTGACCCGCTCCATCGCCATCACCCCCACCCTCTTCGTCGCCATCTTTCAGGACGTCGAACACCTGACTGGCATGAACGACTTCCTGAACGTCCTCATGAGCCTCCAG CTTCCATTCGCTCTGATCCCCGTCCTGACGTTCACCAGCCTGCCCAGCGTCATGAACGACTTTGCCAACGGATT GTTCTGGAAGATCGGGGGTGGCCTGCTGATCCTCCTGATCTGCAGCATTAACGTCTACTTCGTGGTGGACTACGTCATGTCCCTGAACCACATGGCTCTGTACGTCGGGGCTGCGGTTCTCAGCGTGATCTACCTGTCCTTCGTGGCGTATTTG ACGTGGCTGTGCCTGATCGCTCTgggagcctccgtgctggcctGCGGCAGAACG GGATTCGCCGCCCGCCCTGAGCTCTTCCTCCTCAACGACATCGACGCCGACCCCGTCCCCAGATga
- the SLC11A2 gene encoding natural resistance-associated macrophage protein 2 isoform X1: protein MPKKYTLKQSSPGCELASVANLNQSPGHWKSPAMGNWDTERKASYEDASGEHGEVVSTISSSMNPLQPPDASSDEPFTTYFDSKIPIPEDEKHSCFSFRKLWAFTGPGFLMSIAYLDPGNIESDLQSGAIAGFKLLWVLLLSTLIGLLLQRLAARLGVVTGLHLAEVCNRQYRKVPRIILWLMVELAIIGSDMQEVIGSAIAINLLSMGKIPLWGGVLITIADTFVFLFLDKYGLRKLEAFFGFLITIMALTFGYEYVTVRPSQEKLLKGLFIPNCQNCGTPQLEQAVGIVGAVIMPHNMYLHSALVKSRQVNRANKREVREANKYFFIESCIALFVSFIINIFVVTVFAEAFFEKTNADVSAVCMNTSSPHTSLFPNNNQTLEVDIYKGGAVLGCYFGPAALYIWAIGILAAGQSSTMTGTYSGQFVMEGFLNLRWSRFARVLLTRSIAITPTLFVAIFQDVEHLTGMNDFLNVLMSLQLPFALIPVLTFTSLPSVMNDFANGLFWKIGGGLLILLICSINVYFVVDYVMSLNHMALYVGAAVLSVIYLSFVAYLTWLCLIALGASVLACGRTGFAARPELFLLNDIDADPVPR from the exons AAGATGCCTCGGGGGAGCACGGGGAGGTGGTCAGCACCATTTCCAGCAGCATGAACCCGCTGCAGCCGCCGGACGCCTCCTCCGACGAGCCGTTCACCACCTACTTCGACAGCAAGATCCCCATTCCCGAAGATGAAAAG CACTCGTGTTTTAGTTTCCGCAAGCTCTGGGCTTTCACGGGGCCGGGCTTCCTGATGAGCATTGCCTACCTGGATCCGGGCAACATCGAGTCGGATTTGCAGTCCGGGGCTATCGCGGGATTTAAG CTGCTCTGGGTCCTGCTGCTGTCGACGCTCATCGGGCTGCTCCTGCAGCGGCTGGCCGCCAGGCTCGGCGTGGTGACGGGGCTGCACCTCGCCGAAGTCTGCAACCGGCAGTACCGGAAG GTTCCTCGGATTATCCTGTGGCTGATGGTCGAACTCGCTATCATCGGATCCGATATGCAAGAAGTCATTGGCTCGGCGATCGCCATTAACCTCCTGTCTATGGGGAA GATCCCGCTGTGGGGCGGCGTGCTCATCACCATCGCCGACACGTTCGTGTTTCTCTTCCTGGACAAATACG GCTTGCGAAAACTGGAAGCGTTCTTCGGGTTCCTGATTACCATCATGGCTCTCACCTTCGGATACGAG TACGTCACAGTAAGACCCAGCCAGGAGAAGCTGCTGAAGGGGCTCTTCATCCCGAACTGCCAGAACTGCGGCACGCCGCAGCTGGAGCAAGCCGTGGGGATCGTGGGCGCCGTCATCATGCCGCACAACATGTACCTGCACTCGGCCTTGGTCAAG TCCCGGCAAGTGAACCGTGCGAACAAGAGGGAAGTCCGAGAAGCCAACAAGTATTTCTTCATCGAGTCCTGCATCGCTCTCTTTGTCTCCTTCATTATCAACATCTTCGTCGTCACCGTCTTCGCTGAGGCTTTCTTCGAAAAGACGAACGCGGACGTG AGCGCTGTCTGCATGAACACCAGCAGCCCGCACACCTCGCTCTTCCCCAACAACAACCAGACGCTGGAGGTGGACATCTACAAAGGG GGCGCCGTTCTGGGCTGTTACTTCGGCCCTGCTGCTCTCTATATCTGGGCCATCGGGATCCTTGCTGCCGGCCAGAGCTCGACGATGACGGGGACGTACTCTGGGCAGTTTGTCATGGAG GGCTTCCTGAACCTGCGCTGGTCCCGTTTTGCCCGGGTGCTGCTGACCCGCTCCATCGCCATCACCCCCACCCTCTTCGTCGCCATCTTTCAGGACGTCGAACACCTGACTGGCATGAACGACTTCCTGAACGTCCTCATGAGCCTCCAG CTTCCATTCGCTCTGATCCCCGTCCTGACGTTCACCAGCCTGCCCAGCGTCATGAACGACTTTGCCAACGGATT GTTCTGGAAGATCGGGGGTGGCCTGCTGATCCTCCTGATCTGCAGCATTAACGTCTACTTCGTGGTGGACTACGTCATGTCCCTGAACCACATGGCTCTGTACGTCGGGGCTGCGGTTCTCAGCGTGATCTACCTGTCCTTCGTGGCGTATTTG ACGTGGCTGTGCCTGATCGCTCTgggagcctccgtgctggcctGCGGCAGAACG GGATTCGCCGCCCGCCCTGAGCTCTTCCTCCTCAACGACATCGACGCCGACCCCGTCCCCAGATga
- the TSFM gene encoding LOW QUALITY PROTEIN: elongation factor Ts, mitochondrial (The sequence of the model RefSeq protein was modified relative to this genomic sequence to represent the inferred CDS: deleted 6 bases in 4 codons), whose translation MTRTTGVRDTRDRDIGDTTAKATTASDTTTRDTGDRDTTAKATMTRAAGVRDIGDTMAKATMTSGTRGRATTASDTGPGTLGPPHPVTPRSPLQSPVEEQRRAHAPLLRSAPFPSRRDVIAARRGRAADGMQRVAAARALGGAARVRPPPLPPPEPPPGPPGRPFGASSPGPATAALRELRRRTGLPLGCAGTRCCAAGGELRQAEAWLEEQAQRQGWSRAVAGGGAAPRQGLLGLLQEGPAAAMVEVNCETDFVARTPEFQRVVELAALGALGHCRAAALPPTACAQHLLREEELAQLRAGEGLLSDCIASAMGKLGERVTLRRAGWLRVPAGDGHIGAYAHGWLPPGPPVAMGTYGALVALGVGAARPSPAQLAEVGRKVAQHVVGLAPPPWGPPQDLPQGEGEGRLLAQSFLLEPGVTVGQFLGGQGGLAVRGFLRFRCGGEGVAVGEGLPHGGGGAGSAP comes from the exons ATGACCAGAACCACTGGGGtcagggacaccagagacaggGACATTGGGGACACCACAGCCAAGGCCACCACAGCCAGTGACACCACGACCAGGGACACTGGAGACAGGGACACCACGGCCAAGGCCACCATGACCAGAGCTGCTGGGGTCAGGGACATTGGGGACACCATGGCCAAGGCCACCATGACCAGTGGCACCAGgggcagggccaccacggccaGTGACACTGGACCAGGGACACTGGGGCCACCACACCCAG TGACGCCGCGCTCCCCCCTCCAATCCCCTGTCGAGGAGCAGCGCCGGGCGCATGCGCCCTTGCTACGCTccgcccccttcccctcccgccgTGACGTCATCGCAGCGCGCCGCGGCCGAGCAGCCGACGGGATGCAGCGggtggcggcggcgcgcgcgctCGGGGGGGCCGCGagggtgagacccccccccctcccccccccggagccccccccgg gcccccccggcCGGCCGTTCGGCGCCTCCTCCCCGGGCCCGGCGACCGCggcgctgcgggagctgcggcggAGAACGGGGCTGCCCCTGGGCTGTGCCGGGACGCGCTGCTGCGCTGCGGGGGGGGAGCTGCGGCAG gCCGAGGCCTGGCTGGAGGAGCAGGCCCAGCGCCAGGGCTGGAGCCGAGcggtggccggggggggggccgcc ccccgccaggggctcctggggctgctgcaggaggggcCGGCGGCCGCCATGGTGGAG gtgAACTGCGAGACGGACTTTGTGGCACGGACCCCCGAGTTCCAGCGCGTGGTGGAACTggcggcactgggagcactgggacactGCCGGGCGGCTGCCCTGCCCCCCACTGCCTGCGCCCAG CATCTGCTGCGGGAGGAGGAGCTGGCGCAGCTGCGGGCGGGGGAGGGGCTGCTCAGTGACTGCATCGCCAGCGCCATGG ggaAGCTGGGCGAGCGGGTGACGCTGCGGCGCGCGGGCTGGCTGCGGGTGCCGGCGGGGGATGGGCACATCGGCGCCTACGCCCACGGGTggctcccccccggc ccccccgtcGCCATGGGCACCTACGGCGCCTTGGTGGCCTTGGGGGTGGGGGCGGCGCGCCCCTCCCCCGCCCAGCTGGCCGAGGTGGGGCGCAAGGTGGCCCAGCACGTGGTGGGGCTG GCCCCaccgccctggggacccccccaggacctgCCCCAGGGcgagggggaggggcggctgctggCCCAGAGCTTTCTGCTGGAGCCGGGGGTCACCGTGGGGCAGTtcctgggggggcag ggggggctggCGGTGCGCGGGTTCCTGCGCTTCCGCTGCGGCGGCGAGGGCGTGGCCGTGGGGGAGGGGCTgccccacggcggggggggggcggggtcagCCCCATAG